The following coding sequences are from one Selenomonas sputigena ATCC 35185 window:
- a CDS encoding DUF4160 domain-containing protein: protein MPEISLFFGIRITMYYEDHNPPHIHAEYAGNEATIDIQNAHILRGYLPGRQLKLVLAWCVMYQDELMQNWELAKSGRTPERIPPMRRG, encoded by the coding sequence ATGCCCGAGATCAGCTTGTTTTTTGGCATACGCATCACGATGTATTACGAAGATCACAATCCACCGCATATCCATGCAGAATATGCGGGAAATGAAGCGACCATCGACATTCAAAATGCCCATATCCTGCGCGGCTACCTGCCCGGAAGGCAGTTGAAACTTGTCCTCGCATGGTGCGTCATGTATCAGGATGAACTGATGCAGAATTGGGAACTGGCAAAGAGCGGCAGAACGCCGGAGCGCATACCGCCGATGAGGAGGGGATAA
- a CDS encoding DUF1385 domain-containing protein yields MVGGQAVIEGVMMRGPARSATAVRTPDGRISVESKEVRSFSDRFPVFKKPFLRGTVALVESLVIGIRSLSWSAKMAGEEEEQLSDKELAGTIAVAFVLAAVLFIALPTGAAKLFHAWSDDPVFLNLAEGFLRLFIFLAYIWGISRMKDIQRVFQYHGAEHKTIFCFEAGLPLTAENAQKFERFHPRCGTSFLLIVMLVSIFVFAFLGWPDLWLRIVSRIVLLPVVAGISYEAIRLAGRSRNAFVHALSLPGLWLQRLTTREPDASMLEVAIESLKAALPEDKIPAGSADYRKTSDSETAVYETPAAAFAAGEGK; encoded by the coding sequence ATGGTCGGCGGGCAGGCGGTCATCGAGGGCGTGATGATGCGCGGACCCGCTCGTTCGGCGACGGCAGTGCGCACGCCCGACGGCAGGATCTCCGTCGAGTCGAAGGAGGTGCGCTCCTTCTCCGACCGCTTCCCCGTCTTTAAGAAGCCCTTCCTGCGCGGCACGGTCGCGCTCGTCGAGTCCCTCGTCATCGGCATCCGCTCGCTTTCGTGGTCGGCGAAGATGGCGGGCGAGGAGGAAGAGCAGCTTTCCGACAAGGAGCTGGCGGGTACGATCGCCGTCGCCTTCGTGCTCGCCGCCGTGCTCTTCATCGCATTGCCGACGGGAGCGGCGAAACTCTTTCATGCGTGGTCGGACGATCCCGTCTTTTTGAACCTCGCCGAGGGCTTCCTGCGCCTCTTCATCTTTCTCGCCTACATCTGGGGCATTTCGCGCATGAAGGACATCCAGCGCGTCTTCCAGTACCACGGCGCGGAGCACAAGACGATCTTCTGCTTCGAGGCGGGGCTTCCGCTGACGGCGGAGAACGCGCAGAAGTTCGAGCGCTTCCATCCGCGCTGCGGCACGTCGTTCCTCCTGATCGTCATGCTCGTCTCCATCTTCGTCTTCGCCTTCCTCGGCTGGCCCGATCTCTGGCTGCGCATCGTGAGCCGCATCGTGCTGCTGCCCGTCGTCGCAGGGATCTCCTACGAGGCGATCCGCCTGGCGGGCAGAAGCCGGAACGCGTTCGTTCACGCGCTCTCTTTGCCCGGACTCTGGCTGCAGAGGCTGACGACGCGCGAGCCGGACGCTTCGATGCTCGAAGTCGCGATCGAGTCGCTGAAGGCGGCGCTGCCCGAGGACAAGATTCCTGCGGGAAGCGCCGATTATCGAAAGACCTCGGATTCGGAAACGGCTGTGTACGAAACGCCTGCGGCTGCTTTTGCTGCGGGCGAGGGAAAGTGA
- the prfA gene encoding peptide chain release factor 1, whose product MLDKLHAVEEKYRELESLISDPAVLADMPKWQKLSREHAQLAPVVEKYREYKKVREGLLEAKAIFDDNPDADMRRLAEEEIAELRPRLEALERELPILLLPKDPNDAKNVIVEIRGGVGGEEAALFAGDLFRMYARYAERRGWRVDVIDKNATEIGGFKEIAFSVDGAGAYSFLKYESGTHRVQRVPVTESSGRIHTSAVTVAVLPEAEEVEVEIAPADLRIDTYCASGAGGQYVNRTETAIRITHLPTGIVVQCQDEKSQLKNKEKAMRVLRARILEAAREEQAATVAADRKSQVGSGDRSERIRTYNFPQGRVTDHRIGLTLHKLAAVLDGDLDELLAALITADQAEKLRQAE is encoded by the coding sequence GTGCTGGACAAGCTCCATGCCGTAGAGGAAAAATATCGCGAGCTTGAGTCGCTGATCAGCGATCCGGCGGTGCTCGCCGACATGCCGAAGTGGCAAAAGCTGAGCCGCGAGCACGCACAGCTCGCTCCCGTCGTGGAGAAGTACCGCGAGTACAAGAAGGTGCGCGAGGGGCTTCTTGAGGCGAAGGCGATCTTCGACGACAATCCCGACGCAGACATGCGCCGCCTCGCCGAGGAGGAGATTGCCGAACTGCGCCCACGCCTGGAGGCGTTGGAGCGCGAGCTGCCGATCCTGCTCCTGCCCAAAGATCCGAACGATGCGAAGAACGTCATCGTCGAGATCCGGGGCGGCGTCGGCGGCGAGGAAGCGGCGCTCTTCGCGGGCGACCTCTTCCGCATGTACGCACGCTACGCCGAGCGGCGCGGCTGGCGCGTCGACGTCATTGACAAGAACGCGACGGAGATCGGCGGCTTCAAGGAGATTGCCTTTTCCGTCGACGGCGCGGGCGCGTACAGCTTTTTGAAGTACGAGAGCGGCACGCACCGCGTGCAGCGCGTGCCCGTCACGGAGTCGAGCGGGCGCATCCACACGTCCGCCGTGACGGTCGCGGTTTTGCCTGAGGCCGAGGAAGTCGAGGTCGAGATCGCGCCCGCCGACCTTCGCATCGACACGTACTGCGCTTCGGGTGCGGGCGGCCAGTACGTCAACCGCACGGAGACGGCGATCCGCATCACCCATCTGCCGACGGGCATCGTCGTGCAGTGCCAGGATGAAAAGTCGCAGCTCAAGAACAAGGAAAAGGCCATGCGCGTCCTGCGTGCGCGCATCTTGGAGGCAGCGCGCGAGGAGCAGGCGGCGACGGTTGCCGCCGACCGCAAGAGCCAGGTCGGCTCGGGCGACCGCAGCGAGCGCATACGTACCTACAACTTCCCGCAGGGGCGCGTGACCGATCACCGCATCGGTCTGACGCTGCACAAGCTCGCGGCCGTGCTCGACGGGGACTTGGATGAGCTTCTGGCCGCGCTGATCACGGCGGATCAAGCGGAAAAGCTCAGGCAGGCCGAATGA
- a CDS encoding aconitate hydratase, producing the protein MKGKAKAALPRSAQWLRILRRGGGKGSVFMTAKALTLTEKILHEHLVTGEMKKGAPIGIRIDQTLTQDATGTMAYLQLEAMGVDQVKTELSVSYVDHNTLQSGFENADDHKYLQTVAKKHGVFFSRPGNGICHQVHLERFGRPGATLLGSDSHTPTGGGIGMLAIGAGGLDVACAMAGEPFMLNMPRVVEVRLTGALQKGVSAKDVILKVLSMLTVKGGVGKVIEYTGDGVKTLSVPERATITNMGAELGATTSVFPSDEVTRDFLRREGREDVFRALAADAGAVYDERYDIDLAALEPLIALPHMPDVVKTVREVAGQPIDQVAIGSCTNSSYRDIMTVASILDGKRVAPNVSLVLSPGSRQVLSMVAEAGGLAKILAAGARLLECTCGPCIGMGQSPVTNAWSLRTFNRNFKGRSGTLSANVCLVSPETAAASAIRGVITDPREADFDLPAEPQAFLVDDSMIYAPEREHPESVEVVQGPNIRPLPENTPLAAAIEKEVVIKVGDNITTDHIMPAGAKVLPYRSNIEKISEFVFRDVQEGFKAHCQKAGGGIIVAGENYGQGSSREHAALAPMYLGIKAVLAKSFARIHAANLVNFGIVPLLFDEAADYESIAEGDVLFFDFSALAPDAPVRVENRTKKRSFSTHHALSALDIEMLKAGGKLNYIKNKQQS; encoded by the coding sequence ATGAAAGGAAAAGCAAAGGCGGCTTTGCCGAGGTCTGCGCAATGGCTGCGCATCCTGCGGCGGGGCGGCGGCAAAGGGAGTGTCTTTATGACGGCAAAAGCGTTGACATTGACGGAAAAGATCCTGCACGAGCATCTCGTGACGGGCGAGATGAAAAAGGGAGCGCCGATCGGCATACGCATCGACCAGACGCTGACGCAGGATGCGACGGGCACGATGGCGTACCTGCAGCTTGAGGCGATGGGCGTCGATCAGGTCAAGACGGAGCTTTCCGTCAGCTATGTCGACCACAACACCTTGCAGAGCGGCTTCGAGAACGCCGACGATCACAAGTATCTGCAGACGGTCGCGAAGAAGCACGGCGTATTCTTCTCGCGCCCCGGCAACGGCATCTGTCATCAGGTGCACCTTGAGCGCTTCGGAAGGCCGGGCGCGACGCTCCTCGGCAGCGATTCGCACACGCCGACGGGCGGCGGCATCGGCATGCTTGCGATCGGCGCGGGCGGCCTCGATGTCGCATGTGCGATGGCGGGCGAGCCGTTCATGCTGAATATGCCGCGCGTCGTCGAGGTGCGTCTGACGGGAGCTCTTCAAAAGGGCGTGAGCGCCAAGGACGTCATCTTGAAGGTGCTTTCCATGCTCACGGTCAAGGGCGGCGTCGGCAAGGTCATTGAGTATACGGGCGACGGCGTCAAGACGCTTTCCGTGCCCGAGCGCGCGACGATCACGAACATGGGCGCGGAGCTTGGTGCGACGACGTCGGTCTTTCCGAGCGACGAGGTGACGCGCGACTTTTTGCGCCGCGAAGGGCGCGAAGATGTGTTCCGCGCACTCGCTGCCGATGCGGGCGCGGTCTACGATGAGCGCTATGACATCGACCTTGCGGCGCTCGAACCATTGATCGCTCTGCCGCACATGCCCGACGTCGTCAAGACGGTGCGCGAGGTCGCGGGGCAGCCGATCGACCAGGTCGCCATCGGCAGCTGCACGAATTCATCGTACCGCGACATCATGACGGTGGCGTCCATCTTGGACGGCAAGCGCGTCGCGCCGAACGTCTCGCTCGTCTTGTCGCCCGGCTCGCGTCAGGTGCTCTCCATGGTTGCGGAAGCGGGCGGTCTCGCCAAGATCCTCGCGGCGGGCGCACGCCTCCTAGAATGCACATGCGGCCCCTGCATCGGCATGGGGCAGTCGCCCGTGACGAATGCGTGGTCGCTGCGCACGTTCAACCGCAATTTCAAGGGCAGGAGCGGCACTCTTTCGGCGAACGTCTGTCTTGTCTCGCCTGAGACGGCAGCGGCAAGTGCCATCCGTGGCGTCATCACCGATCCGCGCGAGGCCGACTTCGATCTGCCCGCTGAACCGCAAGCGTTCCTCGTCGATGACTCGATGATCTATGCGCCCGAGCGCGAGCATCCCGAGAGCGTCGAGGTCGTGCAGGGGCCGAACATCCGCCCGCTGCCCGAGAACACGCCGCTCGCAGCTGCGATCGAGAAGGAAGTCGTCATCAAGGTCGGCGACAATATCACGACTGACCACATCATGCCGGCGGGCGCGAAGGTTCTGCCGTACCGCTCGAACATCGAGAAGATCTCCGAGTTCGTCTTTCGCGACGTGCAGGAGGGATTCAAGGCGCATTGCCAGAAGGCGGGCGGCGGCATCATCGTCGCGGGCGAGAACTACGGACAGGGTTCGAGCCGTGAGCACGCGGCGCTCGCGCCGATGTATCTGGGAATCAAGGCGGTTCTGGCCAAGAGTTTTGCGCGCATCCACGCGGCGAACCTCGTGAACTTCGGCATCGTGCCGCTACTCTTCGACGAGGCGGCGGACTACGAGTCAATCGCCGAGGGCGACGTGCTCTTCTTCGACTTCTCCGCGCTCGCGCCGGATGCGCCCGTCCGCGTGGAGAACCGCACGAAGAAGCGGAGCTTCAGCACGCACCACGCGCTCTCGGCGCTCGACATCGAGATGCTGAAGGCGGGCGGCAAGCTCAACTATATCAAGAACAAGCAGCAGTCCTAG
- a CDS encoding L-threonylcarbamoyladenylate synthase, producing MSVFSTKVLPPTAAAIEEAVHLLRAGEVVAFPTETVYGLGANGFDAAACAKIYEAKGRPSDNPLILHIAHRAMLDEVALDVPEMAEHLLAAFAPGPLTLVLRRCAAVPDRITGGLATVGVRMPENDAALALIRAAGFPLAAPSANTSGRPSPTTAETVLEDLAGRIPLILDGGPCRFGVESTIVDVTGEAAVILRPGAITREMLEEVVADVRLDPGLAAQERAAQMSVGAMCPAAANSAEASETAGMHTVAAAPRAPGMKYTHYAPRAPLTLLAAPPAALPAAFRAALAEAAGKSVGLIVTDETAAALAGEAEEDFVVRLGARKDVRSIAAHLYEALRAFDEKKVDFILGEALDESGLGLAIMNRLKKAAGYRIRRF from the coding sequence ATGTCTGTGTTTTCAACAAAGGTTCTGCCGCCGACAGCAGCCGCCATCGAGGAGGCGGTGCATCTTCTTCGTGCGGGCGAGGTCGTCGCCTTTCCGACGGAGACGGTCTACGGACTCGGCGCGAACGGCTTCGACGCCGCCGCCTGCGCGAAGATCTACGAGGCGAAGGGGCGGCCTTCGGACAATCCGCTGATCCTGCACATCGCACACCGCGCCATGCTCGACGAAGTGGCGCTCGACGTGCCCGAGATGGCAGAGCATCTTCTGGCGGCATTTGCGCCCGGTCCTCTGACCTTGGTGCTACGCCGCTGCGCCGCTGTGCCCGATCGGATCACGGGCGGCCTCGCGACGGTCGGCGTGCGCATGCCGGAAAACGACGCCGCACTCGCCCTGATTCGCGCGGCGGGCTTTCCTCTAGCCGCGCCGAGCGCCAACACGTCGGGCAGGCCGAGTCCGACGACAGCGGAGACGGTGCTCGAAGACCTCGCAGGGCGCATCCCGCTAATTCTCGACGGCGGCCCTTGCCGCTTCGGCGTCGAATCGACGATCGTCGATGTGACGGGCGAGGCTGCCGTCATCCTGCGCCCCGGCGCCATCACGCGCGAGATGCTCGAAGAGGTCGTCGCCGACGTACGGCTCGACCCGGGACTCGCCGCCCAGGAGCGTGCGGCGCAGATGAGCGTCGGCGCGATGTGCCCTGCGGCGGCGAACAGCGCGGAAGCGAGCGAAACGGCCGGCATGCATACGGTCGCCGCCGCACCGCGAGCGCCCGGCATGAAGTACACGCACTATGCGCCGCGAGCGCCGCTGACCTTGCTCGCCGCCCCGCCCGCCGCCTTGCCCGCCGCCTTTCGCGCGGCACTTGCCGAAGCGGCGGGCAAGTCGGTCGGTCTCATCGTGACGGACGAGACGGCGGCGGCGCTTGCAGGCGAGGCGGAAGAAGACTTCGTCGTGCGTCTCGGCGCGAGAAAAGACGTGCGTTCCATCGCCGCGCATCTTTACGAAGCCCTTCGCGCCTTCGATGAAAAAAAGGTTGACTTCATCCTCGGCGAAGCTCTTGACGAAAGCGGCTTGGGACTCGCCATCATGAACCGCCTCAAGAAGGCCGCAGGCTATCGGATTCGCCGCTTTTGA
- the rpmE gene encoding 50S ribosomal protein L31 translates to MKEGLHPEFFEATVTCGCGNTFKTGSTKKELRVDVCSKCHPFFTGRQRDVAAGGRIEKFNKRYGKQ, encoded by the coding sequence ATGAAGGAAGGGCTTCATCCGGAATTCTTCGAGGCGACGGTGACGTGCGGCTGCGGCAACACGTTCAAGACCGGGTCGACGAAGAAGGAACTGCGCGTGGATGTCTGCTCGAAGTGCCACCCGTTCTTCACGGGTCGTCAGCGCGATGTCGCTGCCGGCGGACGCATCGAGAAGTTCAACAAGCGCTACGGCAAGCAGTAA
- a CDS encoding citrate synthase has protein sequence MDKAIHLAQFYGKSQNYTTIAKDLFKKYNVKRGLRNEDKTGVLIGLTRVADVVGYKVDDVGHKVDADGELFYRGINVMDLVNSADRSSYLYEEACFLLLFGYLPSEDDLRRYCQSLKEGYELPEGFLETHLLHHPGKNLMNQLQQSILALYNYDPDPDATDVYRTLIKGVNLMAKLPSIACYTYNAKTHYFGRESLVLHYPQQGFSTAENILSMLRLDGKFTPDEARLLDILLLLHADHGGGTNSTFTNVVVSSTDTDLYSAIASSIGSLKGPRHGGANVRVANMMDKVIEAVGLDADDAAIERVIERLLNKELDNPSGLVYGIGHAVYTLSDPRAEVIRDHIGRLAAKKGVERKFDFFVRFERVAKRYLSEKKGVSMSSNIDFYSGLAYEILGIPRDLFTPLFVLSRTAGWIAHNVEHKLYDNRIVRPAAKYVGTMVDYVPREER, from the coding sequence ATGGACAAGGCAATCCATCTCGCGCAATTTTACGGCAAGTCGCAGAACTACACGACAATCGCCAAAGATCTCTTCAAAAAATACAACGTCAAGCGCGGCCTCAGAAACGAGGACAAGACGGGCGTCTTAATCGGCCTGACGCGCGTCGCCGACGTCGTCGGCTACAAGGTCGACGACGTCGGCCACAAGGTCGACGCCGACGGCGAGCTGTTCTATCGCGGCATCAACGTCATGGATCTCGTCAATTCCGCCGACCGCTCTTCCTATCTCTACGAAGAAGCGTGCTTCCTGCTGCTCTTCGGCTACCTGCCGTCGGAAGACGACCTTCGGCGCTACTGTCAGAGCCTCAAGGAAGGCTACGAACTGCCCGAAGGCTTCCTCGAAACGCACCTGCTGCACCATCCGGGCAAGAACCTCATGAACCAGCTCCAGCAGTCGATCCTCGCGCTCTACAACTACGACCCCGACCCGGACGCGACCGACGTCTATCGGACGCTCATCAAGGGCGTCAACCTCATGGCGAAGCTGCCGTCCATCGCGTGCTACACCTACAACGCCAAGACGCACTACTTCGGCCGCGAGAGCCTCGTGCTGCACTATCCGCAGCAGGGCTTTTCGACCGCCGAAAACATCCTTTCCATGCTGCGCCTCGACGGCAAGTTCACGCCGGACGAAGCGCGTCTCTTGGATATCCTGCTCCTTTTGCACGCCGACCACGGCGGCGGCACGAACTCGACCTTTACGAACGTCGTCGTCTCCTCGACCGACACCGACCTCTACTCGGCAATCGCCAGCTCCATCGGCTCGCTGAAAGGCCCGCGCCACGGCGGCGCCAACGTGCGCGTCGCCAACATGATGGACAAGGTCATCGAAGCTGTCGGACTCGATGCCGACGACGCCGCCATCGAGCGCGTCATCGAGCGTCTGCTGAACAAGGAGCTCGACAACCCCTCGGGACTCGTCTACGGCATCGGCCATGCCGTCTACACGCTGTCCGACCCGCGTGCCGAAGTCATCCGCGATCATATCGGCAGGCTCGCGGCGAAGAAGGGCGTCGAAAGAAAATTCGACTTCTTCGTGCGCTTTGAGCGCGTCGCCAAACGCTATCTGAGCGAGAAGAAAGGCGTGAGCATGTCGAGCAACATCGACTTCTACAGCGGCCTCGCCTACGAGATCCTCGGCATCCCGCGCGACCTCTTCACGCCGCTCTTCGTGCTCTCGCGCACGGCGGGCTGGATCGCGCACAACGTCGAGCACAAGCTCTACGACAACCGCATCGTGCGCCCCGCCGCCAAGTACGTCGGCACGATGGTAGACTATGTGCCGAGGGAGGAACGCTGA
- a CDS encoding PTS glucitol/sorbitol transporter subunit IIA, giving the protein MKYDVTITNIGSLAPNFLENSSSIILLDEGVRPNLTEMVVEHTAGELSDDIKVGDTLTMGAKRKYKVVSVGEAVNENLRKDGHCTVVINAEGSMPGQLIVKGSLPPRLNLGDKITIE; this is encoded by the coding sequence ATGAAATACGACGTCACGATCACGAATATCGGCAGCCTTGCGCCGAATTTCTTGGAGAACAGTTCGAGCATCATCCTGCTTGACGAGGGCGTGCGCCCGAACCTCACGGAGATGGTCGTCGAGCATACAGCGGGAGAGCTGTCGGACGACATCAAGGTCGGCGATACGCTGACGATGGGAGCGAAGAGGAAGTACAAGGTCGTCTCCGTCGGCGAGGCGGTCAACGAGAACCTTCGCAAGGACGGTCACTGCACGGTTGTCATCAATGCCGAAGGCTCGATGCCCGGACAGCTCATCGTCAAGGGCAGCTTGCCGCCGCGCCTCAACTTGGGCGACAAGATCACGATCGAGTGA
- the prmC gene encoding peptide chain release factor N(5)-glutamine methyltransferase, with protein sequence MMAHEVWTIGSILSWTQGYFTEKGIETPRLDAEVLLSHVLGKERIYLYVHFDEPLEKEELAAFRKAVAERARRVPTAYITGRREFMGLDFAVSRATLIPRPDTEILVEAAIERLGRLAENGRKPLRFADIGTGTGAIALSVLKYASEDVAADAVDISGAALAIARENAERLGLSACVHFHEGDLLAPLSHAAYDAILSNPPYIPDADFERLAPEVRSYEPMTALKGGADGMDFYARLAEAAPQYLRAGGFLAVEAGIGQAQKIRALAKEPWGDVEILPDLAGIERVVVLWRK encoded by the coding sequence ATGATGGCGCACGAAGTCTGGACGATCGGCTCGATCCTCTCGTGGACACAGGGCTACTTCACAGAAAAGGGCATCGAGACGCCGCGCCTCGATGCCGAGGTGCTTCTCTCGCATGTGCTCGGAAAGGAGCGCATCTACCTCTACGTCCATTTCGACGAGCCGCTGGAAAAGGAAGAGCTTGCGGCGTTCCGCAAGGCGGTCGCTGAGCGTGCGCGGCGCGTGCCAACGGCCTATATCACGGGCAGGCGCGAGTTCATGGGGCTTGATTTCGCCGTGTCGAGGGCGACGCTGATTCCGCGTCCCGATACGGAGATCCTTGTGGAAGCGGCCATCGAGAGATTGGGACGGCTGGCGGAGAATGGGAGAAAGCCCCTGCGCTTCGCTGACATCGGCACGGGGACGGGCGCAATCGCGCTCTCGGTGCTCAAGTACGCTTCGGAAGACGTCGCGGCGGATGCCGTCGACATCTCGGGCGCGGCGCTCGCCATTGCGCGAGAGAACGCCGAGCGGCTGGGACTCTCTGCGTGCGTGCATTTTCATGAGGGCGACCTTCTCGCGCCGCTTTCCCATGCGGCATACGATGCGATCCTCTCGAACCCGCCTTACATTCCCGACGCCGACTTCGAGCGCCTTGCGCCCGAAGTGCGCAGCTATGAGCCGATGACCGCGCTCAAGGGCGGTGCGGACGGCATGGACTTCTACGCGCGTCTTGCCGAGGCGGCGCCGCAGTATTTGCGGGCGGGCGGCTTCCTCGCCGTGGAGGCGGGCATCGGTCAGGCGCAGAAGATTCGCGCCTTGGCGAAAGAGCCTTGGGGCGATGTCGAGATCTTGCCGGATCTCGCAGGCATCGAGCGCGTCGTCGTGCTGTGGAGAAAATGA
- a CDS encoding isocitrate/isopropylmalate dehydrogenase family protein has translation MTKNTITVFKGDGIGPEITDAVLEILEKAGANLTYEIFNVGEAEYERNGALIPAAGLASFEKTHVLLKSPITTPVGKGFRSLNVTLRTKYDLYANIRPAKSNEAVRTPFPKVDLITFRENTEDLYVGVEEEIDENTMHATKIITREKSERICRAAFRYAEAHGRKKVTCVHKANIMKLSDGLFRSVFYEVAKEFPAIEADDKMVDAVCMMLVMHPENFDILVMPNLYGDIVSDLTSGLIGGLGLLPSSNIGDRLAMFEAVHGSAPDIAGKGIANPTAFLWSACMMLEHLGDNETAARIRRAVDATLKEAKSLTPDLGGTATTHEYTKAIVEKL, from the coding sequence ATGACGAAGAACACCATCACCGTATTCAAAGGCGACGGCATCGGCCCCGAAATCACGGACGCCGTCCTCGAAATCCTCGAAAAGGCGGGCGCAAACCTCACATACGAAATCTTTAACGTCGGCGAAGCCGAGTACGAGCGAAACGGCGCACTGATTCCGGCAGCCGGACTCGCCTCCTTTGAAAAGACGCACGTCCTTTTGAAATCCCCCATCACGACGCCCGTCGGCAAGGGCTTCCGTTCGCTCAACGTCACGCTTCGCACGAAGTACGACCTCTACGCGAACATCCGCCCCGCGAAGTCGAACGAAGCCGTCAGGACGCCCTTCCCCAAGGTCGATCTCATCACCTTCCGCGAGAACACGGAAGACCTCTACGTCGGCGTCGAGGAAGAAATCGACGAAAACACCATGCACGCGACGAAGATCATCACGCGCGAGAAGAGCGAGCGAATCTGCCGCGCCGCCTTCCGCTACGCCGAAGCACATGGGCGAAAGAAGGTCACGTGCGTCCACAAGGCAAACATCATGAAGCTCTCGGACGGACTCTTCCGCTCCGTCTTCTACGAAGTCGCCAAGGAATTTCCCGCCATCGAAGCCGACGACAAGATGGTCGACGCCGTCTGCATGATGCTCGTCATGCACCCCGAAAACTTCGACATTCTGGTCATGCCGAACCTCTACGGCGACATCGTGTCCGATCTCACGAGCGGACTCATCGGCGGCCTAGGCCTCCTGCCGTCGAGCAACATCGGCGATCGTTTGGCGATGTTCGAAGCCGTGCACGGCAGTGCGCCCGACATCGCGGGCAAAGGCATCGCGAACCCCACGGCGTTTCTGTGGTCCGCCTGCATGATGCTCGAACACCTCGGCGACAACGAGACAGCCGCCCGCATCCGCCGCGCCGTCGACGCAACGCTCAAGGAAGCGAAGAGCCTGACCCCCGACCTCGGCGGCACGGCGACGACGCACGAATACACGAAGGCGATCGTCGAAAAGCTCTGA
- the pyk gene encoding pyruvate kinase, whose protein sequence is MLNKKTKIVCTQGPSTDAPGMVEKLIENGMNVARFNFSHGTHDEHLKRINRVREASKKTGRVVSLLLDTKGPEMRLGEFKDGSVMLEAGKPFLLTYDDAPGDETKCSVNHKKLYTEVKPGDKLLLSDGLVELKVEKIQGKDIVTTILNSGKMSTRKRVAAPGVPLGLPPISEQDKNDILFGIEQDMDFIAASFIQRADDVKEIRKLLEEHNGRMEIYPKIENLEGVKNFDSILEVSDGIMVARGDLGVEIPAEDVPLIQKEIIAKCNKAGKPVIVATQMLESMTTNPRPTRAEASDVANAILDGTDAIMLSGETASGDYPAEAVQTMATIALRTESSLHYKKMYQGTGLEDLKSRTRAVAHATVQMAMELNADAIITPTVSGYTARIISHYRPKSLIVAYTPDAKAMRQLNLRWGVYPIKAAGIWPDEGEMIANATAAAVEQGCVERGDLTIITSGIKSEEGNTNAIRVYTI, encoded by the coding sequence ATGCTTAACAAGAAGACGAAGATCGTTTGCACGCAGGGGCCGTCTACGGATGCGCCGGGCATGGTGGAGAAGCTCATTGAGAACGGCATGAATGTCGCGCGCTTCAACTTTTCGCATGGTACGCATGACGAACATTTGAAGCGCATCAACCGCGTGCGTGAGGCATCGAAGAAGACGGGGCGCGTCGTTTCGCTGCTGCTCGACACGAAGGGGCCGGAGATGCGCCTCGGCGAATTCAAGGACGGCTCGGTCATGCTCGAAGCGGGAAAGCCGTTCCTTCTGACGTACGACGATGCGCCGGGCGATGAGACGAAGTGCTCGGTCAACCACAAGAAGCTCTACACGGAGGTCAAGCCCGGCGACAAGCTGCTCCTTTCCGACGGACTCGTCGAGCTGAAGGTCGAGAAGATCCAGGGCAAGGACATCGTGACGACGATTCTGAACTCGGGCAAGATGAGCACGAGGAAGCGCGTCGCGGCGCCGGGTGTTCCCCTCGGGCTGCCGCCGATCTCGGAGCAGGACAAGAATGACATCCTCTTCGGCATCGAGCAGGACATGGACTTCATCGCGGCTTCGTTCATCCAGCGCGCTGACGACGTGAAGGAGATCCGCAAGCTGCTCGAAGAGCACAACGGCAGGATGGAGATTTATCCGAAAATCGAAAACCTTGAGGGCGTGAAGAACTTCGACTCGATCCTTGAGGTTTCGGACGGCATCATGGTCGCGCGCGGCGATCTCGGCGTCGAGATCCCGGCCGAGGATGTGCCTCTGATTCAAAAGGAGATCATCGCGAAGTGCAACAAGGCGGGCAAGCCCGTCATCGTCGCGACGCAGATGCTCGAATCGATGACGACGAATCCGCGTCCGACACGCGCCGAGGCTTCGGACGTCGCGAACGCGATCCTCGACGGCACGGACGCCATCATGCTGTCGGGCGAGACGGCGAGCGGCGACTATCCGGCGGAAGCGGTTCAGACGATGGCGACGATCGCGCTTCGCACGGAGTCCTCGCTGCATTACAAGAAGATGTATCAGGGAACGGGCCTTGAAGACCTCAAGTCGCGCACGCGTGCGGTCGCCCATGCGACGGTGCAGATGGCGATGGAGCTGAATGCCGACGCGATCATCACGCCGACGGTCAGCGGCTATACGGCGCGCATCATCTCGCACTACCGCCCGAAATCCCTCATCGTCGCCTACACGCCCGATGCAAAGGCGATGCGCCAGCTGAACCTGCGCTGGGGCGTCTATCCCATCAAGGCGGCGGGCATCTGGCCTGACGAGGGCGAGATGATTGCGAACGCTACGGCGGCGGCGGTCGAGCAGGGATGTGTCGAGCGCGGCGATCTGACGATCATCACGTCGGGCATCAAGTCCGAAGAGGGCAATACGAACGCGATCCGCGTCTACACGATTTAA